In the Pseudomonadota bacterium genome, one interval contains:
- a CDS encoding VCBS repeat-containing protein has translation MGVVLLLTSVLLVGCGMAGAASQIVSSAVVPMVLLASMVAFLVGCGGPRFSGGQPTQGPVSATPTPQLQATALRFITQPAKDSARKSEAFVALTPAPQVAVVDQNGSTITTATDAITVSLDKNPSNAVLSGTLTVNAVNGVATFADLHLSVAAAGYTLKATSGTLTADTSVAFTVTPLVPDFTTPRLSRTDYPNGIPVSASLTAQAAGDLNQDGYPDLVYACTAAVVHVMLNDKSGGFSAPVQIETGVTLTDIAIADLNKDGKSDLLLSDGNDTLVQVLLGNGDGTFTAPVNYTLTNSAPQSLAVADFNGDGKLDLAASLAGSPNGTIAVLLGNANGSGTLNPPQYFGTVASGLKLTAVHNPSAPQAVDLVVTEGDGKAHYFGNNGSAQFGELGATAVTANALYGRAPQQGQSIFAADSTGLAYSLLYNTNGTYNTPTLLPMSGIA, from the coding sequence TGCTGCTGGCCAGCATGGTGGCGTTTCTTGTGGGGTGTGGAGGCCCTCGGTTTTCGGGCGGCCAGCCCACGCAGGGGCCGGTGAGCGCGACCCCCACGCCACAGCTGCAGGCCACAGCCCTTCGCTTCATCACGCAACCCGCCAAGGACAGTGCGCGCAAGAGCGAAGCCTTCGTCGCCCTCACCCCCGCCCCTCAGGTGGCCGTGGTCGACCAGAACGGCAGCACCATCACAACAGCCACCGACGCCATCACCGTCAGCCTCGACAAGAACCCCAGCAACGCGGTGCTCAGCGGCACCCTCACCGTGAACGCCGTGAACGGGGTGGCCACGTTCGCCGACCTGCATCTCAGCGTCGCCGCGGCAGGGTACACGCTGAAAGCCACCTCTGGCACCCTCACCGCCGATACATCGGTGGCCTTCACCGTCACCCCGCTCGTCCCCGACTTCACCACGCCCCGCTTGTCGCGCACCGACTACCCCAACGGCATTCCCGTCTCCGCTTCGCTCACGGCGCAAGCCGCCGGCGATCTGAATCAAGACGGCTATCCCGATCTCGTCTATGCATGCACTGCCGCTGTCGTGCACGTGATGCTGAACGATAAGAGCGGTGGATTCAGCGCACCCGTTCAGATCGAAACCGGGGTCACCTTGACCGACATTGCCATCGCCGACCTCAACAAAGACGGCAAGAGCGACCTCTTACTCTCAGATGGCAACGACACCCTCGTTCAGGTGCTCTTGGGCAACGGCGACGGCACCTTCACAGCGCCCGTCAACTACACCCTCACCAACTCCGCCCCGCAGAGCCTCGCCGTCGCCGACTTCAACGGCGACGGCAAGCTTGACCTGGCCGCCTCGTTGGCCGGCAGCCCAAACGGTACCATTGCCGTGCTGCTCGGCAATGCGAATGGCAGCGGCACCCTCAACCCGCCACAGTACTTCGGTACCGTTGCCAGCGGGCTGAAGCTGACGGCCGTTCACAACCCCAGCGCCCCTCAAGCCGTCGACCTCGTTGTGACCGAAGGCGACGGCAAGGCGCACTACTTCGGCAACAACGGCAGTGCGCAGTTCGGCGAGCTGGGCGCCACAGCGGTCACCGCGAATGCGCTGTACGGCCGAGCGCCACAGCAGGGGCAGAGCATCTTCGCGGCCGATAGCACCGGACTGGCCTACAGCCTGCTCTACAACACCAACGGCACCTACAACACCCCCACCCTGCTGCCGATGAGCGGCATCGCG